One part of the Halopenitus persicus genome encodes these proteins:
- a CDS encoding metal-dependent transcriptional regulator — MLSDVMEDYLKAIYVLQTEDGPPVSTSAIAEEVGKTPPTVTDMLGKLAERGLLEREPYTGVELTPEGEAVALEVIRHHRLIEAFLAQQLDYDWSEVHEEADRLEHHISEAFERRVAAALDDPEVDPHGDPIPGADLQPVTDDSVRLADCEAGETVRVARVSDRDEEELDYLADAGITPDTELEVVDVAPFGMVTVRTPDGEQSLPESVAESIRVRRV; from the coding sequence ATGCTCAGCGACGTGATGGAGGATTACCTCAAGGCGATCTACGTCCTCCAGACCGAGGACGGTCCGCCGGTGTCCACCTCGGCGATCGCCGAGGAGGTGGGAAAGACTCCGCCGACGGTCACCGATATGCTCGGCAAACTCGCCGAGCGCGGGCTCTTAGAGCGGGAGCCGTACACCGGCGTCGAACTCACTCCGGAGGGCGAGGCGGTCGCGCTCGAGGTGATCCGCCATCACCGCCTGATCGAGGCGTTTCTCGCCCAGCAGCTCGATTACGACTGGAGCGAGGTCCACGAGGAGGCCGACCGGCTCGAACACCACATCTCCGAGGCCTTCGAGCGCCGGGTGGCCGCGGCCCTCGACGACCCCGAGGTCGATCCCCACGGCGACCCCATCCCCGGCGCCGACCTCCAGCCCGTCACCGACGACTCCGTCCGGCTCGCCGACTGCGAGGCCGGCGAGACGGTCCGCGTCGCGCGCGTGTCCGACCGCGACGAGGAGGAGCTCGACTACCTCGCCGACGCCGGTATCACGCCCGACACCGAGCTCGAGGTGGTCGACGTCGCCCCCTTCGGGATGGTGACGGTACGGACGCCGGACGGCGAGCAGAGCCTCCCGGAGTCCGTCGCGGAGTCGATCCGCGTGCGCCGGGTTTAA
- the srp19 gene encoding signal recognition particle subunit SRP19: protein MVENVIYPAYLDAELSRSEGRRVAIEEALSDPTVDEIAQAVQQIGYDAVIERDVTYAREYEPRGRVLAQGTEDTTKNDLVQAVAAYVGLLRDDS from the coding sequence ATGGTCGAGAACGTCATCTATCCCGCCTATCTCGACGCGGAGCTGTCCCGGTCGGAGGGCCGCCGCGTCGCCATCGAGGAGGCGCTGTCGGACCCGACCGTCGACGAGATCGCCCAGGCGGTCCAGCAGATCGGCTACGACGCGGTGATCGAACGCGACGTCACCTACGCCCGCGAGTACGAACCGCGCGGGCGGGTCCTCGCGCAGGGCACGGAGGACACGACGAAGAACGACCTCGTGCAGGCCGTCGCCGCCTACGTCGGCCTCCTCCGGGACGACTCGTGA
- a CDS encoding carboxymuconolactone decarboxylase family protein → MADSDRVRYHTSRETVPEEHRHHYDAIAESRGGVRGPFSVLLNSPELAGRVGHLGAYVRFESELPDPDRELTILATARTFDCAFEWAAHEPIAREAGVSGATIDHVADSGPVDELPKREACLVSYVRELIDEHAVSDATFEAARDRYGESGVTELTGTIGYYAMLACVLNALEVVPDANRPQLP, encoded by the coding sequence ATGGCTGATTCGGACCGCGTTCGATACCACACCTCGCGGGAGACGGTTCCGGAGGAGCATCGCCACCACTACGACGCCATCGCGGAGAGCCGCGGCGGCGTGCGGGGGCCCTTCTCGGTTCTATTAAACAGTCCCGAGCTCGCGGGACGGGTCGGGCACCTCGGTGCATACGTGCGGTTCGAAAGCGAACTCCCGGACCCCGACCGGGAGCTGACGATCCTCGCGACCGCCCGAACGTTCGACTGCGCCTTCGAGTGGGCGGCCCACGAACCGATCGCCCGCGAGGCGGGCGTGAGCGGGGCGACGATCGACCACGTCGCCGACTCGGGTCCGGTCGATGAGCTCCCGAAACGCGAGGCGTGTCTCGTCTCGTACGTCCGCGAACTCATCGACGAGCACGCGGTCTCGGATGCGACCTTCGAGGCGGCACGCGATCGGTACGGGGAGTCGGGCGTCACCGAGCTCACCGGGACAATCGGCTACTACGCGATGCTCGCCTGCGTGCTGAACGCCCTCGAGGTGGTTCCGGACGCGAACCGACCGCAGCTGCCGTAA
- the btuC gene encoding vitamin B12 ABC transporter permease BtuC: MRTSARTAGWCLGLSGVLAVAVTVSAALGPVRVPAVEVTKVLLNAIAVPVGAEFGTRSMPGPLFVPAVELRYVSPFAYPVADLHRQIVVAIRLPRILLAALVGFALAAAGTVMQGFFRNPMADPSIIGVSSGAAVGAVAFIVAPAMLPAWLHWLGLQGMAFLGALAAAFGVYAIATRNGRTPVATLLLAGVAVQTFLGAVVSYLQLQAEDSLRQVVGWLMGHLAGAGWAEVRVTAVIVPVLFAVLLVYARDLNVLLLGEEEARGLGIEVERTKRILLGVSSLITAAGVAVTGVIGFVGLIIPHMLRLVVGPDHRILLPTAALAGASFLVAADTVARLGSAELPVGVVTAAVGAPFFLYLLRKREVHEL, translated from the coding sequence ATGAGGACCTCGGCGCGGACCGCGGGCTGGTGTCTGGGCCTGTCTGGGGTCCTGGCCGTTGCCGTCACCGTGAGCGCCGCGCTCGGGCCGGTCCGCGTGCCGGCCGTCGAGGTCACGAAGGTGCTGTTGAACGCGATCGCCGTGCCGGTCGGCGCGGAGTTCGGGACGCGCTCGATGCCCGGCCCCCTGTTCGTGCCGGCCGTCGAGCTGCGGTACGTCTCGCCGTTCGCGTATCCCGTCGCGGACCTCCACCGGCAGATCGTCGTCGCGATCCGGCTGCCCCGGATCCTGCTCGCCGCGCTCGTCGGCTTCGCGCTCGCGGCCGCGGGGACGGTGATGCAGGGCTTCTTCCGAAACCCGATGGCCGACCCGTCGATCATCGGCGTCTCATCGGGAGCCGCCGTCGGTGCGGTCGCGTTCATCGTCGCGCCGGCGATGCTCCCCGCGTGGCTGCACTGGCTTGGACTGCAGGGGATGGCCTTCCTCGGCGCGTTGGCGGCCGCCTTCGGCGTCTACGCGATCGCGACCCGAAACGGCCGCACGCCGGTCGCGACCCTCCTGCTTGCGGGCGTGGCCGTCCAGACGTTCCTCGGAGCGGTCGTCTCCTACCTCCAGCTGCAGGCCGAGGACAGCCTCCGGCAGGTCGTCGGCTGGCTGATGGGTCACCTCGCGGGCGCGGGCTGGGCCGAGGTGCGCGTGACGGCCGTCATCGTGCCGGTTCTGTTCGCCGTCCTGCTCGTGTACGCCCGCGACCTCAACGTCCTCCTGCTCGGCGAGGAGGAGGCGCGCGGGCTCGGGATCGAGGTCGAACGCACGAAGCGGATCCTGCTCGGCGTCTCCTCGCTGATCACGGCCGCCGGCGTCGCCGTCACGGGCGTGATCGGCTTCGTCGGCCTGATCATTCCCCATATGCTCCGGCTCGTCGTCGGCCCCGACCACCGGATCCTCCTCCCGACCGCCGCGCTCGCCGGGGCCTCCTTCCTCGTGGCCGCCGACACGGTCGCCCGACTCGGCAGCGCCGAGCTCCCGGTCGGCGTGGTGACCGCCGCGGTGGGCGCGCCCTTCTTCCTGTACCTGCTCCGGAAGCGCGAGGTGCACGAGCTGTGA
- a CDS encoding heme ABC transporter ATP-binding protein, with amino-acid sequence MGDEPGSGTDDPDADPDDLQPHLEAADLTVSIGDATVLADVELAVEAGSFLGVVGPNGAGKTTLLRALRDSLTPDRGRVRVGGEDLTALSAGAVARRVASVPQDTVLSFDFTVEQVVEMGRTPHRSRFATPKAADREAVDDAMATTDTARFADRSVGTLSGGERQRVLLARALAQETPVLVLDEPTGSLDVNHAVETLELVRELVEAGKTVVAAIHDLNLAARYCDELLLLADGRVRSVGSPDAVLSESALRDAFDARTFVTEQPGSTAPLVTALPEAFGHGRAASDDAPGPDHPPIHVVGTGRRAATAVSILVAAGFDVSVGVVPTGDAAAERAREIGADPVCVPAFSDITDAAAATARERAGNAAALVLVDETVAGNRPVVEATPPDCRVVVGEPADEGDVALTANTRIERLDEVADAVRTVLAGDIDRC; translated from the coding sequence TTGGGCGACGAACCGGGGTCCGGGACCGACGACCCCGACGCCGACCCCGATGACCTACAACCGCACCTCGAGGCGGCCGACCTGACCGTCTCGATCGGCGACGCGACGGTGTTGGCGGACGTCGAGCTCGCGGTCGAAGCGGGGTCGTTCCTCGGCGTCGTCGGCCCGAACGGCGCCGGCAAGACCACGCTGCTGCGCGCACTCCGGGACAGCTTGACGCCGGACCGGGGTCGCGTCCGCGTCGGCGGCGAGGATCTCACGGCCCTCTCCGCCGGCGCCGTCGCCAGGCGCGTGGCGTCGGTTCCACAGGACACCGTCCTCTCGTTCGACTTCACCGTCGAGCAGGTGGTCGAGATGGGCCGAACGCCGCACCGCTCGCGGTTCGCGACCCCGAAGGCCGCCGACCGCGAGGCGGTCGACGACGCGATGGCGACCACCGACACCGCGCGCTTCGCGGACCGTTCCGTCGGGACGCTCTCGGGGGGCGAACGGCAGCGCGTCCTGCTGGCTCGCGCGCTCGCCCAGGAGACCCCCGTGCTCGTCCTCGACGAGCCGACCGGAAGTCTCGACGTCAATCACGCGGTCGAGACCCTGGAGCTCGTCCGCGAGCTCGTCGAGGCGGGGAAGACGGTCGTCGCCGCGATCCACGACCTCAACCTCGCGGCGCGGTACTGCGACGAGCTCCTGCTGCTCGCTGACGGACGCGTTCGGTCGGTCGGCTCCCCCGACGCCGTCCTCTCCGAGTCCGCCCTGCGGGACGCCTTCGACGCCCGGACGTTCGTCACCGAACAGCCGGGATCCACCGCACCGCTCGTCACCGCGCTGCCCGAGGCGTTCGGCCACGGCCGCGCCGCGTCCGACGACGCTCCGGGTCCCGATCACCCACCCATCCACGTGGTCGGGACCGGGCGGCGCGCCGCGACCGCGGTCTCGATCCTCGTCGCCGCCGGCTTCGACGTGAGCGTCGGCGTGGTCCCGACCGGCGACGCGGCCGCCGAACGCGCTCGCGAGATCGGCGCCGACCCGGTCTGCGTCCCGGCCTTTTCCGACATCACGGACGCCGCCGCCGCGACCGCCCGAGAACGCGCCGGCAACGCGGCCGCGCTCGTCCTCGTCGACGAAACCGTCGCCGGAAACCGGCCGGTCGTCGAGGCGACACCTCCCGACTGCCGCGTCGTGGTCGGCGAGCCGGCCGACGAGGGAGACGTCGCGCTCACGGCGAACACGAGAATCGAACGTCTCGACGAGGTCGCGGACGCGGTCCGGACGGTGCTGGCTGGGGATATCGACCGCTGCTGA
- a CDS encoding H/ACA ribonucleoprotein complex subunit GAR1 — MKRVGGVVRTAQGLAIARGGDGEDPPSIGAVVVDDSLSTVGRVVDVFGPVDRPYVAVTPNDGITLAGLVGGTLYTR; from the coding sequence GTGAAACGCGTCGGCGGCGTCGTGCGAACGGCGCAGGGACTGGCGATCGCCCGCGGCGGTGATGGCGAGGATCCGCCGTCGATCGGCGCGGTCGTGGTCGACGACTCGCTGTCGACGGTCGGGCGCGTCGTGGACGTCTTCGGGCCGGTCGATCGGCCCTACGTGGCGGTGACGCCGAACGACGGGATCACGCTGGCCGGGCTCGTCGGGGGGACGCTGTATACCCGATGA
- a CDS encoding phosphoglycerol geranylgeranyltransferase, protein MTNPWAEWDHVLKVDPDKELYGDETFEDVVDTGTDAIEIGGTLGMTEEKMQRVIDACADHDVALYQEPSNPAVVVDSPALDGYLIPTVFNAADPFWIVGAHAEWVRIEDGLDWDRTTTEAYIVLNPDASVAEYTNADCDLSVDDVTAYARIAERMFGQEIVYLEYSGTFGDPEIVAAAADALDSATLFYGGGVHDYETAREMGTHADVVVVGDLLHEEGCEAVRETVEGARDANAESPTHR, encoded by the coding sequence ATGACGAACCCGTGGGCGGAGTGGGATCACGTCCTGAAGGTCGATCCCGACAAGGAGCTGTACGGGGACGAGACGTTCGAGGACGTGGTCGACACCGGGACGGACGCGATCGAGATCGGGGGGACGCTCGGGATGACCGAGGAGAAGATGCAACGCGTGATCGACGCCTGTGCGGACCACGACGTCGCCCTCTATCAGGAACCATCGAATCCGGCGGTGGTCGTCGACTCGCCGGCGCTGGACGGCTACCTCATCCCGACGGTGTTCAACGCCGCCGACCCCTTCTGGATCGTCGGCGCGCACGCCGAGTGGGTGCGGATCGAGGACGGCCTCGACTGGGACCGCACCACCACCGAGGCGTACATCGTGTTGAACCCGGACGCCTCCGTCGCCGAGTACACGAACGCGGACTGTGACCTCTCGGTCGACGACGTGACCGCCTACGCCCGCATCGCCGAGCGGATGTTCGGCCAGGAGATCGTCTACCTCGAGTACTCCGGCACCTTCGGGGACCCGGAGATCGTCGCGGCCGCCGCCGACGCGCTCGATTCGGCCACGCTCTTTTACGGCGGCGGGGTGCACGACTACGAGACCGCCCGCGAGATGGGCACCCACGCCGACGTCGTCGTCGTCGGCGACCTGCTCCACGAGGAGGGCTGTGAGGCCGTCCGGGAGACCGTCGAGGGTGCTCGCGACGCGAACGCGGAGTCACCCACCCACCGCTGA
- a CDS encoding PGF-CTERM-anchored ABC transporter substrate-binding protein translates to MRPRSILVASLVAVLLCAGVAAPVAAQGTSTVDGTQRQTSTAAATDDACGFPVELTDASGETLRLEERPERVTTTNPSAAQTMWEIGGREQVVGVTRYASYLEGAESRTDVSAEFGVSIEEVQGTQPDLVLVPNSTDSEQLADLRRVGLPVFHLPRAHTIEDIADKTTTIGRLTGNCEGAAETNEWMNERVEESRLSTDDDDRPTILYPLGSGYVAAGDTFIDEMLSVAGAENVAARNHTGYPQLSDEVVLQLDPEYLLITDRDTDIVDEEPYSLTTAGRENNTIHVAVQWVNQPAPRSVVYTVENVSAQLHADRTTEDAATATPTTTASATEGGDDGSNGTATSDETPGFGPVVAVIALIATALIARARVGGRE, encoded by the coding sequence ATGCGACCACGATCGATACTCGTCGCGAGCCTCGTCGCCGTCCTCCTGTGTGCCGGGGTTGCGGCGCCCGTCGCGGCACAGGGAACGTCGACCGTGGACGGGACGCAACGACAGACGTCCACCGCGGCCGCGACCGACGACGCCTGCGGGTTCCCCGTCGAGCTGACGGACGCCTCGGGCGAGACGCTCCGGCTCGAGGAGCGTCCCGAGCGCGTGACGACGACGAACCCCTCGGCCGCCCAGACGATGTGGGAGATCGGCGGCCGCGAGCAGGTCGTTGGCGTCACGCGGTACGCCTCGTATCTCGAGGGCGCCGAGTCGCGGACCGACGTCTCCGCCGAGTTCGGCGTCTCGATCGAGGAGGTTCAGGGAACTCAGCCCGACCTCGTGTTGGTCCCGAACTCGACTGACAGCGAACAGCTCGCTGATCTCCGACGAGTTGGACTCCCGGTCTTCCACCTGCCGCGAGCCCATACCATCGAGGACATCGCCGACAAGACGACGACGATCGGCAGACTCACCGGGAACTGCGAGGGCGCCGCGGAGACGAACGAATGGATGAACGAACGCGTCGAGGAGTCACGGCTCTCGACCGATGACGACGATCGGCCGACGATCCTCTATCCCCTCGGCAGTGGGTACGTCGCCGCGGGCGACACCTTCATCGACGAGATGCTCTCGGTGGCGGGCGCCGAGAACGTCGCCGCACGGAACCACACGGGGTATCCCCAGCTCTCCGATGAGGTGGTTCTTCAACTGGACCCCGAGTATCTCCTGATCACCGACCGGGACACCGACATCGTCGACGAGGAGCCGTACTCACTCACGACGGCGGGTCGCGAGAACAACACGATCCACGTCGCCGTCCAGTGGGTGAACCAGCCCGCTCCGCGCAGCGTGGTCTACACCGTCGAGAACGTCTCGGCGCAGCTCCACGCAGACCGAACGACCGAGGACGCCGCGACCGCGACTCCAACCACCACGGCCTCCGCGACCGAAGGCGGTGACGACGGCAGCAACGGGACGGCCACGAGCGACGAGACGCCCGGATTCGGACCGGTCGTCGCTGTGATCGCGCTGATCGCGACGGCGCTCATAGCCCGTGCTCGCGTCGGCGGGCGTGAGTAG
- a CDS encoding presenilin family intramembrane aspartyl protease PSH, with product MIAREHRGMAVAVVLFLLVQLGALALVPEFVEQGYQPVEDPQDPTNSLAYMAAILVATGLMLAAFRFELDQLVRYVIVGTAGLLSWYVFAALLDPTLAILPSAAVSIALLVHPEWYVIDAAGVLMGAGAAGLFGISFGILPALLLLSALAVYDAISVYGTEHMLSLAEGVMDLRIPVVLVIPLSVSYSLLADDFAGAAGVHEDDETEDAAMDGHEDAAAGEAADETDGEAADETDGEAADETDDDREATDDDREATDGDRDAFFIGLGDAVIPAVLVASAATFSSAPDLGVPILGLNLPALAAMGGIFVGLLVLLRWVLRGRAHAGLPLLNGGAIGGYVLGSLAAGIPLLEALGIAGFL from the coding sequence ATGATCGCCCGTGAGCATCGCGGGATGGCGGTCGCGGTCGTCCTGTTCCTGCTCGTGCAGCTCGGGGCGCTCGCGCTCGTGCCCGAGTTCGTCGAACAGGGGTATCAGCCGGTCGAAGACCCCCAGGATCCGACGAACAGCCTCGCGTATATGGCCGCGATCCTGGTCGCGACCGGGCTGATGCTGGCCGCGTTCCGCTTCGAGCTCGACCAGCTGGTCCGGTACGTGATCGTCGGGACCGCCGGGCTCCTGTCCTGGTACGTCTTCGCCGCCCTGCTGGACCCGACGCTCGCGATCCTTCCCTCGGCGGCGGTGTCGATCGCGCTGCTCGTCCACCCCGAGTGGTACGTGATCGACGCCGCCGGCGTGCTGATGGGCGCCGGCGCGGCGGGGCTGTTCGGCATCTCCTTCGGGATCCTCCCCGCCCTGCTGCTGCTGAGTGCGCTGGCGGTCTACGACGCGATATCGGTCTACGGGACCGAGCATATGCTCTCGCTGGCCGAGGGCGTGATGGACCTGCGGATCCCCGTGGTGCTCGTCATCCCGCTGTCGGTCTCCTACTCGCTGCTGGCCGACGACTTCGCCGGGGCCGCGGGCGTCCACGAGGACGACGAAACGGAGGATGCCGCGATGGACGGACACGAGGACGCAGCGGCTGGCGAGGCTGCGGACGAAACTGACGGCGAGGCTGCGGACGAAACTGACGGCGAGGCTGCGGACGAAACTGACGACGACCGTGAGGCGACTGACGACGACCGTGAGGCGACTGACGGCGACCGCGACGCGTTCTTCATCGGGCTGGGCGACGCCGTCATCCCTGCCGTGTTGGTCGCGAGCGCGGCCACCTTCTCGTCGGCGCCCGACCTCGGAGTGCCGATCCTCGGCCTCAACCTCCCCGCGCTGGCCGCAATGGGCGGGATCTTCGTCGGCCTGCTCGTGTTGCTTCGATGGGTGCTCCGCGGGCGGGCCCACGCCGGGCTCCCGCTGCTGAACGGCGGCGCGATCGGGGGGTACGTCCTCGGATCGCTCGCCGCAGGCATCCCGCTCCTCGAGGCGCTCGGGATCGCTGGATTCCTCTAG
- a CDS encoding DUF5305 domain-containing protein, translating to MSTSARVKRELAVYGGILGAALVLAGLLAIGGAGYVYTNPPVEDLPPEEYDVQEFGVTVSHSATVTGETPLYAEGQTVENKPVYFTNSTPELDLTVETSVPEGRDVEITHRLVVYHQGTFNDAQVWERQRTLIAEETVVSDGTHESTASVDVPDLVEEVNGYESAMAGVGSVSTQLRLETTYVSDAEGGGTYEGTLSGTVPFELGNDAYWLDGDLSASTTESQTRRRGTRQLPPDMTTVYGGLGTGIVLILLGTGLIAWNVRGQDVHELEMEVIRSKYDEWISTGEFPADSDKQYIYITTLEDLVDVAIDTNKRVIYDPDLETYSVVDDDLIYYHAADPTQIDSWVGLSGGQG from the coding sequence ATGTCCACGAGCGCCCGGGTCAAACGTGAGCTCGCGGTCTACGGCGGGATTCTCGGTGCTGCCCTCGTTCTCGCCGGGCTGCTCGCCATCGGCGGCGCGGGGTACGTGTATACCAACCCGCCCGTGGAGGATCTCCCGCCGGAGGAGTACGACGTTCAGGAGTTCGGCGTGACGGTCTCCCACAGCGCGACGGTCACCGGGGAGACGCCGCTGTACGCCGAGGGGCAGACGGTCGAGAACAAACCGGTGTACTTCACCAACTCGACGCCGGAGCTCGATCTCACGGTCGAGACGAGCGTGCCGGAGGGACGCGACGTCGAGATCACTCATCGGCTCGTGGTCTACCACCAGGGGACGTTCAACGACGCCCAGGTGTGGGAACGGCAACGAACGCTGATCGCCGAGGAGACGGTCGTCTCGGACGGCACTCACGAGTCGACGGCCTCGGTCGACGTCCCCGATCTGGTCGAGGAAGTGAACGGCTACGAGAGCGCGATGGCCGGGGTCGGCAGCGTCTCGACCCAGCTCCGGCTCGAGACGACCTACGTCTCCGACGCCGAGGGCGGCGGCACCTACGAGGGGACGCTTTCCGGAACGGTCCCGTTCGAGCTGGGCAACGACGCCTACTGGCTCGATGGCGACCTCTCGGCGAGCACGACGGAGAGCCAGACGCGACGGCGGGGCACGCGCCAGCTCCCGCCGGACATGACGACGGTCTACGGCGGCCTCGGGACCGGGATCGTCCTGATCCTGCTCGGCACCGGGCTGATCGCCTGGAACGTCCGTGGCCAGGACGTCCACGAACTGGAGATGGAGGTCATCCGATCGAAGTACGACGAGTGGATCTCGACCGGGGAGTTCCCGGCGGACTCGGACAAGCAGTACATCTACATCACGACCCTCGAGGACCTCGTCGACGTCGCCATCGACACGAACAAGCGCGTCATCTACGATCCCGATCTGGAGACGTACAGCGTCGTCGACGACGACCTGATCTACTATCACGCCGCTGACCCCACCCAGATCGACTCGTGGGTCGGGCTCTCGGGCGGACAGGGGTGA
- a CDS encoding halocyanin domain-containing protein, whose translation MSTEDVSRRALLRTAGGTAAAAGVAAGAAGSASAQEEVPVWPSAVEGNVNSYTDARGQDEVTISVGAGDGLAFDPTKVWVDPGTTIVWEWTGNGGDHNVHAVEGPASFESQITGEEGFTFEYETSEEDAGITHYQCDPHAQVGMHGGIAVGEDIETESTGGGGGSGVVFVPEGAKALSVATFIAMVATLGMAFFFLRYGGEGGDE comes from the coding sequence ATGAGCACGGAGGACGTCTCGCGACGGGCGCTGCTTCGCACGGCCGGCGGCACCGCCGCCGCGGCTGGGGTCGCCGCCGGCGCCGCCGGATCCGCGTCGGCACAGGAGGAAGTTCCGGTGTGGCCGTCGGCGGTCGAGGGAAACGTGAACAGCTACACGGACGCCCGCGGACAGGACGAGGTGACGATCTCGGTCGGCGCGGGTGACGGCCTCGCGTTCGACCCGACGAAAGTGTGGGTCGACCCCGGCACGACGATCGTCTGGGAGTGGACGGGCAACGGGGGCGACCACAACGTCCACGCGGTCGAGGGCCCCGCCTCCTTCGAGAGCCAGATCACCGGCGAAGAGGGCTTCACCTTCGAGTACGAGACCTCCGAGGAGGACGCCGGCATCACCCACTACCAGTGTGACCCCCACGCACAGGTCGGCATGCACGGCGGCATCGCCGTCGGCGAGGACATCGAAACCGAATCGACGGGCGGCGGCGGCGGGTCCGGCGTCGTCTTCGTCCCCGAGGGCGCGAAGGCGCTCAGCGTCGCCACGTTCATCGCGATGGTCGCGACGCTCGGAATGGCGTTCTTCTTCCTCCGGTACGGCGGCGAGGGCGGCGACGAGTAA
- a CDS encoding glycosyltransferase, protein MRVAFVSLFTPHHGDTSPRRRTRRIARQLADRGHDVTWLCAQWWGGDHGTFTEDGIDYRRVVADPDPAGFAARLPAALRRGDPDVVHAVNSPPGGALAAATSRPIHRAPVVVDWWRDRSEDGPIAYRLLARRADALVAPARTVATRVREHGAPDDAVETIPESVDLDLVESAPVDDRFDVVYSRRLDRHANVESFLLGLAELREADWSAAVIGDGPERSAAEATAAELRIADRVRFLGDLPVAERVEVFKGAHVFAQTALQEAFASDLLWALACGCVGLVEYQAGSSAHELVEGDDRATLVTSPQELATAFRDAAARPRRTVGEGFETYGRRPILERYLERYRSLLAERGRL, encoded by the coding sequence TCGCCGACCGCGGCCACGACGTCACGTGGCTCTGTGCCCAGTGGTGGGGCGGCGACCACGGGACGTTCACCGAGGATGGGATCGACTATCGGCGGGTCGTCGCCGACCCCGACCCGGCCGGATTCGCGGCGCGGCTTCCGGCGGCGCTTCGGCGGGGTGATCCCGACGTCGTCCACGCCGTCAACAGCCCGCCCGGCGGCGCGCTCGCGGCCGCCACGAGCCGCCCGATCCACCGGGCGCCGGTGGTCGTCGACTGGTGGCGCGACCGCTCCGAGGACGGACCGATCGCGTACCGGCTGCTCGCCCGACGCGCCGACGCGCTCGTGGCGCCGGCACGGACGGTGGCGACGCGGGTCCGCGAACACGGTGCACCCGACGATGCCGTCGAGACGATCCCGGAGAGCGTCGACCTCGATCTCGTCGAGTCCGCGCCCGTCGACGACCGCTTCGACGTCGTCTACTCGCGGCGGCTCGACCGGCACGCCAACGTCGAGTCGTTCCTGCTCGGGCTCGCCGAACTGCGCGAAGCCGACTGGAGCGCGGCGGTCATCGGCGACGGCCCCGAGCGGTCGGCGGCCGAGGCGACTGCGGCTGAGCTCCGGATCGCCGACCGCGTTCGGTTCCTCGGCGACCTGCCGGTGGCGGAGCGCGTCGAGGTCTTCAAGGGCGCCCACGTGTTCGCTCAGACCGCCTTGCAGGAGGCCTTCGCGTCCGATCTCCTCTGGGCGCTGGCGTGTGGCTGCGTCGGCCTCGTCGAGTATCAGGCCGGATCGAGTGCCCACGAGCTCGTGGAGGGCGACGACCGTGCGACCCTCGTGACGAGTCCACAGGAGCTCGCCACGGCGTTTCGGGACGCCGCGGCCCGCCCGCGCCGGACGGTGGGCGAGGGGTTCGAGACGTATGGCCGCCGTCCGATCCTCGAGCGGTATCTCGAGCGGTATCGATCGCTGCTCGCGGAGCGCGGGCGACTGTAA